One segment of Cynocephalus volans isolate mCynVol1 chromosome 8, mCynVol1.pri, whole genome shotgun sequence DNA contains the following:
- the LOC134384219 gene encoding syncytin-1-like, with protein sequence MKPCLLALLSYAFCVQAGFQPPPSREELYKVLFGNPCDCKGGTVFRTPSAYTSQVDCNTKVAYIATSYTWSGATKPEWVCKNKPTIIPTVQGRPGPCPKNCTFLQSVHSTCYSSTQTCTDHTQTPQKTYLTATLERAFSGTFGSALEGGSEKYSQASCLPQHVGKNVCWSPMAPIHVSDGGGPSDTLKEALVAQRIQELAQHLYPLLNYHPLALPKPRDITLDPHTQDILSATHSLLNSTNPSLAQDCWLCLTVGMPLPTAIPMFNASYIPFNETANCSLSFPFRVQPSGFNLSDCLQGLSQNNSYDVDVGFVTFSHCHTITNISTPICPSPGQVFICGGNLAYTLLPTNWTGLCVSASLLPDISIIPGDEPVPLPSLDLITGRHRRALQVIPLLIGLAITTAMASGGAGIGVAVNTYNKLSRQLIDDVQTLSGTVNDLQDQIDSLAEVVLQNRRGLDLLTAEQGGICLALQERCCFYANKSGIVRDKIKKLQEDLIKRRKELFENPLWTGLNGLLPYLLPVLGPLLCLLLLITFGPWAFRHLTNLIKKQVDAVLSKPIQIHYQRLASKDAGEDYYGSLPTGTT encoded by the coding sequence ATGAAACCCTGCCTCCTCGCCCTTCTTTCATATGCCTTCTGTGTGCAGGCGGGTTTTCAACCTCCACCAAGTCGTGAAGAACTCTACAAGGTCCTTTTTGGAAACCCTTGCGATTGCAAGGGCGGTACGGTTTTCCGCACCCCAAGTGCCTATACCAGTCAAGTAGACTGCAACACAAAGGTAGCCTATATCGCAACATCTTACACCTGGTCTGGGGCGACAAAGCCTGAATGGGTCTGCAAAAACAAACCTACAATCATTCCTACAGTACAGGGTCGCCCTGGACCTTGCCCTAAAAACTGCACTTTTCTCCAGTCCGTCCATTCCACTTGCTACTCTTCTACACAAACATGCACTGACCATACACAAACACCACAAAAAACCTACCTTACTGCTACCTTAGAAAGGGCCTTTTCGGGCACCTTTGGCAGCGCCTTAGAGGGAGGTTCTGAAAAATATTCTCAGGCATCCTGTCTCCCACAACATGTCGGCAAAAATGTATGTTGGTCGCCCATGGCCCCGATTCATGTATCGGATGGAGGGGGCCCCAGCGACACCCTAAAAGAGGCTTTAGTTGCCCAACGAATTCAAGAACTAGCCCAACATTTATATCCTCTATTAAACTACCATCCACTCGCCCTTCCAAAACCCAGAGACATTACTTTAGATCCACATACACAAGACATCCTCAGCGCTACCCACTCTCTATTAAACTCCACCAACCCCTCCCTTGCACAAGACTGCTGGCTATGTTTAACCGTTGGTATGCCTCTACCTACTGCCATTCCTATGTTCAATGCCTCGTATATCCCCTTTAATGAAACTGCCAATTGCTCACTATCATTCCCCTTCAGAGTACAGCCCTCGGGTTTTAATCTCTCTGATTGCCTCCAGGGACtttcacaaaataattcctaTGACGTTGATGTCGGATTTGTCACCTTTTCCCATTGTCATACCATAACTAACATTTCCACCCCCATCTGCCCTTCTCCAGGACAGGTATTCATTTGTGGAGGCAACCTTGCCTACACCCTTCTCCCTACTAATTGGACAGGCCTCTGCGTTTCAGCGAGCCTTCTCCCtgacatttctatcatccccGGAGATGAGCCCGTCCCTCTTCCTAGCCTTGACCTTATAACAGGACGCCACCGGCGTGCTCTCCAAGTCATTCCCTTGCTTATAGGCTTGGCTATTACAACCGCTATGGCCTCCGGCGGGGCGGGGATAGGGGTCGCTGTTAACACCTATAATAAATTATCTCGTCAGTTAATTGATGATGTTCAAACCCTCTCTGGAACTGTTAATGATTTACAAGATCAAATTGATTCTTTAGCTGAGGTAGTTTTACAAAATCGTAGAGGGTTAGACCTATTAACTGCAGAACAGGGAGGGATCTGTTTAGCTTTACAGGAACGGTGCTGTTTCTATGCCAACAAGTCTGGCATTGTCcgagacaaaatcaagaaattacaagaagacCTCATCAAGCGAAGAAAAGAATTGTTCGAAAACCCGCTCTGGACTGGACTTAATGgactcctcccttacctcctccctgtcttgggcccccttctttgcctccttttactTATAACCTTCGGTCCCTGGGCGTTTCGCCATCTCACCAACCTAATTAAGAAACAAGTTGATGCCGTCCTTTCTAAACCTATCCAAATTCATTATCAACGGCTGGCATCAAAGGACGCGGGAGAAGACTACTATGGCTCCCTCCCTACGGGGACGACATGA